The window AGAGAGGCAAATTGTAACATTCAATTTTATAACTAAACAACAGCATTtcaaaaaccaaacagcaaaaAGAAGCATTAGGCAAGCCAACACTAATGAAGTTACTTctttgtaattaaaataaaaattattttcatagtATTACCATGAGTTTTGTTCATTAGGCAGACAATATACCTTTTGCAAAGAGTCTACAAGAATTTGAGAAGCATCCTTGAACTGTTGAGAGTCTTCCCCATATCGTTTCCCAATCTCTTCCAAGCCAGAGAGCTCCAGGGAATAAAGGTCTGGAGAGTGATCTTTGGCCAGGTGCTTGTGTCGAGACAGCTTGGGCACAACATGGAGGgcacaaagaaattaattcacaCACAGGTTACTTTAAAAACACATCGCACAAAGTCAATTTACTTGGACTAATCCTGTCTCACTTTTTACAGTCATATTCCATAATCAGGAAATGGAATTCTTGCCAATTTAACTAGAAGATGTCcataattgtttctttttttaattctacaGAAGAAAGCAGATTATTACCTGGATGTAACCTCATGTTAAAACAGATGCTACATAATAGAGAGCTGTGCTAAAAAGAAGCAGAGTACTTATTGACATCAGAATCTTTGTTCTGTAATTGccatgaaaataaaactcagagaaaacaaaaccacataaCTACAAGACTTAGATACTAGCATTTCCTTGTCTGAAGCTGGCCCTTGCAAAGCTCAGCAGGTTGCAACTTCCACCTTGTGTCGTCCACAtacaaaagtaatttatttgaGAAGTATCTTCCAATATTGAGAAAATCCAACTAATACAATCCAAATTATCTCAAAGGACAGTAGTGACATTCTTGCATTTCTGCAGGTGAGAAGATGCAGCACTGATATTTGCCTGCACAAGACAACAGCCTCTGAAAACAAGGAATTTAATCCCATCTTTCCAACTACTTAAACTGCAGCATTTCTAgcctgcaaaacaaaaccaagttgTTCTACGTCATTTTCTCAAGAGCACCATTTGTCTCCACTAGCCCTTTACCTAATGTGAATTTTTGAGTTTTTCCACAATTCTTCCTTTCACTTCAGTAGTTAAGAGCTGCAGCTTAAAggatacacagaaaaaaaccaaaccaaaatgaaacaaaaagacCCACACTTCACTGACCCACTAAAACAAACCCTAAACCACAGCAACAAGACAGCAGCTTCTTAGTAAAAAGATCCTCAGAATTAAAGATGCTCACCCCTCCACTGGAGCACTTCTACCACCATCACTATTCATGGCACAAAAGTCACTCCAGTCTTTTCAGACAAAGTGATATTTTGAAGTAAAATGGTGGACAGGGCAAAGAACATGTTCTTAACTACCATTATACTTCTCGAGTTAGACACCAAAGAAAGCCTCAGCAAATTCTTCATTGAGTATTTCAGAACTGCCCCTGTTCTGAccaaacacaacacaaaagAAAACTACACATGATTAAAGCTCTCATTCACAATTGCAGTGATGGGGCTGGTACAAAGAGAATTCATTATTTAAGCTGATGGAACCAGCTGATGACACAACAGAATTATGTATCATTGGTGGCCACATATCCTGGCTACGGCTTCTCTATTTTAAAGTTCTCTGAAGTTTGTGACACAAAACAGgtgaaaatgtttcaaaacacCTTACCAGGCTTGCAATATCACGTAGGACTTGAAGTTCTGACAGAAAAAGCAAGTCAACCTGAGGGGAGAGGCAGAGACAAGTATTTCCTTTGATGAAACCCAAGTTAGGGAAGTCTTGTTTTGTTGCAAGTATTTTATAACAGTTGTCTGCTACATCAGAACACGCTAGAAGGAAATAACTCTTTCAATAACATtacttagaaaaaaatgtttgaattcAGTTAGAAAAAATTAGGAGTGGGCTCTTAGGcaaagaaagagggaagaaaaagcaagaaaggagaaaagcacaAGCTAACTAAGAATACTATTTAAAAGAAGCCCCATAGAagttcccagggctggatgtgctTTACCTCGTTGTTCCTGCTGAGGGAGTTGAggggcagggagctgaggatggagctgtCCTGGAAGAGGCGGCTGCGCAGCTGGCGCAGGGTGACAGAGAGATCCTCGAACACGGCGTTGGCCTTGCCCACCATGTAGACCCTCTGCAGGAACAGCCATGGTTactgccagcactgcctcctGTCTGCTcctccacacacacaccaacCAACACCCAGCCACAGTTTCATGTGATCCACTGGGTTTGCTGCAGCCACACAAGTGGAAAGAGGATTCCCCATTTGGGACACGTGGAACCAGGAGTGAATCAATGCTCACCTCCTCACTGGgggccagctgcagcaccacgGGCGTCTCCTCAGAAAACAGAGTGTGGATGGCATTTGCAACACTGTCCAGACTGAAAGGAACAGCCTGGAAGACAAAGTCAGATTTTTGGGTTAAACAGGGGCTACTTGCTGGGATTCATAAAGTTAAAAGGTTTTgagaaaatggttaaaaaaggcaggcctcaggCAGAAGTTTTGTTAGCATTGCACATATACAGCAAAAAAGTTTTCTAAGCAGTAGACATGACAAATAACAACAGACCTCTGTAAAATTGGCTTATGGATTGCAACaaggttatttaatgtatatctttagaaagGTAGTATGAATGGatctctgttctttgtctttgtTTTACCTACCATTATGTGTGTTTCATATGATTGGATAGAATTCTTGTCAATATGTGTTGCTCTATGTGTGATTAGCTGAAATCTAAGCCGAGATGGTTTTATGCTAGGCTGTAATGTCACAGCCCCTTGGCATTCCCTGTGGATCAGCGACTGTTAACATTGTGTCTCCATTGTCTAACAATGTGCTGAGACTGATGTGCTGAATAAATGGCTCCTGTCACTGGTCCAGATGCCCCGGCTCCGTTCGTGATTGTACATTGTGGCCGCGGCACTACCGATCTCAACAAAGACAGAAAAGTAAAGGGATGCACATTTCCAAAGTGATAATAATTAATAAGAACCTTtgtgcaaaacaaaacatcacCTGTGTATCTATGAACAGACACTTTATACTCTGAAGAACTCCAAGGGATCATGACTGTGAATTAAGAGGATTATTTAGGCTGAGAGTAAAGCCTTGTTTATCAGTAAAACAAGACCAACAAATATAGAAGCAATGCAAAAGGGAAACAATCTCACAGCAAATGGAAAGTTATGAACCACAAAACACTGATGGGTGAAAATATACCAGCAGAAAGACCAAgtgctgaaacaaaaaaagacacaTATAAAAAACCtactaaaaatagaaaaaatgctAGCACAGTATAGTGCCATTACTGGCAAGCAAAcagaactgttttttttttatacactTACTTGtgggttttattaaaaaaaaaagacacagaatGGCACATTTCCATTCACTACAAGTATCCTATGGCAGAAGAGGCAACAGTATAGATTTAAACCCAGGAAATTTTAACACAAGAATGAAGTTTTTTACTCcaagagtggtcaaatactggcAGAGGCAGCCCAGAGGTCATGGAGCCTCCATTTGTGGAGATGCTCAGATCCTGACTGAACACAGTGCTGTCAGCCTGCTCTGGCTGATCCTGCTTGATCAGGGGCTGGATGAGAATCTccagagctcccttccaacctaaaggATTCTCTGTTGCTGTAAGAAGCCTGAGAAGCCTTAGAAAAATAGACAGTGTCAGGTAAATGTAATGTGTGTTGGTTTCTTCTCAGTATAATAGAATGGTGTTTCTAAGTGCTGTATTTCATAGTCAAGTACTTGAGGAAAACTCAAAAGACCACTTACAGGGCAATACAGTACATCAAAAAATCAACTCCATATAAAATGGTATCACACACTCAGCTGAAGCAGGAAGCTTAACAATTCTGATTTCAAAATCTTAAGTTACTGTGGGTAGAAGTGGATTGGTAGAAACATAAAAATTAGCTGTCTTTCAAGCAGAGCATGTTGAACTGGAAGCCCTGGCTGTACAGAATCCTGACTAGGTTATTGATCCATCAGTTATGGGGATGTGCAAACTTCCAGTGAAGCAGGAAATGAGTGAGCACCAGGGACTACAGAGAGAATCATGCACTTGTCACTGGAGCACAGGAGTCCCAGGAACCAGGTGACAGCTCCAAAGGTGGATACTCACATTCTCAATGGGGTAAGAAAACCCTTTCACAGGCAACTTGTCCACGCCCTTCACTGTCACCAGCACGGTGGCCTGGGGCCGGTGAAACAGATCACCCACGCCCAGCCCGGGCCAGGGGAGGTCCTagcacaaaataacaaaaacagtTACATTTCACAGGCAAAGGGAAGAGTTCTTCCCACTATTAAAGCAAAACAACTTATTATCCTGTTAATGCCTCTGTGCAGGACAGCCTATTGGAAATTTCATGGGGAAGTAAGTTAATGCTACACTGCTTTCATTTTGAGTAATGCCTCCAGTCAACCACAAAGGAATTGTTAGTTTAAAAGCTGCCAGTAACTTCATAGCAAAGTTACactaagaaaacattttatatgTAATGGATACATGAGGAGTTATTTGCcataattaaattataaatactTCAATCTGTATTTAGTAAGTGAAGGCTGAACTTAAAAAATCCAATAACATCTTCATATTTTCAGtacaagaaagaaagagggtggaaaggaaggggaagaaagggaCTTGTCAATCACAACAGGCAATTAAACTTAAATGTACAAATTtgcacagaaatattaaaagattTCTTAGTAGCTTACTACAATTACAAATCAGTAAGAGCACAGTGGAGGCTACTGACTGGTTTATTCAGgtacaaaatacaaatacaaattcaTCTGTCTGGAATAAAGGTAAACAGATTTCCCCATCTGTGTAAATGACATAACTGCCCTTTTTTTGAAAGCCAAgttaattgcattttaaaattaaatgtcatTAACATTATGATTTGTATCACCTCacagaagcaaaggaaaaaccttttaaaacatCATCAGGGACAACaatggggtttggttttgttttcctttaacaGGGGAAGAATATTGAATGACTTTCTGAGAATTCCCACTGTAATGCACTAAGAATTCCAAATTCTCTccagtggccttgctgcagtGTCAGTTTATGCTCCTGGACCACACTTTGATGTGAGCTGCAGAAGCAGTGCCTGGGCTTTGCAGTGCtcccctcagcagggctggaagctgCCCACACAGTGACCTCTGCCTTAGGGACAGCTTTCAGGAACTCTCAGTTCAGGGCTGAACTGGATAATCAAACACTTCTCCCTTGGCCTGCTTCTAGGATTTGAATTAACAGTAACAGAACTGTTTCTAAAGGATGCTACAGACCCATGGCAACAATTGAATCCTGAGCTGTGGGAAAGGCACTGAGTGAGTACTGGAACACCCTTTTCCATGACACATCCCTGGATGACCAGGATGCCAAATGGACAGAACAGGTCCAACTCCGCTGTTTTTCTTGGTGTCTTTATGTGCGACACACACAATACCATTCAATATATTGGTAAAATTATCAACATTTACTCCTTAGTCATACTACAAGTTTGTTACTAGTCTGATGTCAAAAAAAGTCGAACTAATTGATAGGAAGGTATTTCAAACTCCAAAACACAGGCTAAGCAGCCTTGCATTCAAACCAGCCTTATCAGACCTCTGCCCTGGCTGATGTATGGAAGAAATGAGAGCTGGCTGCCCTCACCAGCACTGTGAGAATGCCTCAGGCTGCAGATCTCAGTATCTGGCTACATACAGACACTGCCAAAGATATCTGGCTATTACACTTTCATCTACTGCTTCAACAGCCACTCATCCCTGCTGAAGCCCAGCAAAAAAATTCAGTAGGCAAGATGGAATCAATCCAAGTGCTCCTGCTCATGTGCCCCACTTTAAACACTGCTAAAGTTATATTTGAATACTTAATGTGGAGAAACACTACCACAAATCACATTTCCAAGGTTTTGGATTATTTCCTAAGTAACCAACACACTTGTTCTAACTCTGCTCAGCAGACAGCTTGCTGACCTGAGAAAATGCCTGCCTTGCCAAGCCATTCTCAGTCTTGAGATTactcaggagcagagccctACGGAGAGCTTGTGTGCAAGAAGTGACAGTGGTCCCACAGGTTCTCAGTTTGTGACCATGGATGGGGGGATACAGCACACAGCTAGGTCTCAGAGGAACCgaggagcagcctctgcaggatTCCTTTTACAGCTGGTGACTCAAATTagccagccagcacagcctctggcTGCTCACATGACCcacacagctctgtcctggaaACCACCTCTGTCCAGTCATGCTTTCCTCAAGACAAACAGggcaatattttatatattccaGCACATGACAGGAAAATTTGCAGAGTGAGCAGGTCTGTAGCTTAGAGGCATTTCACAATCAAGACCTGGAACTTACCTCTTCCACAGAAAAGCCCATGGTGAGGGCAGCAAGGTCCGGGATGCGCTCGCCCGGGATCGGCCAATTCCCATCGCGGAACGCGACCGACGCAGGGGAGCGCAGGATgctgagctcagccccacacactCCTGGAACAGACACAGAGAGAGGTCAGAgtcctgcaggaacagggaaaACATATCTGAGCTTTCActgcttcttcctccctcccatgCCCATCGGTTTATGGAAAGGCAGCAATGAGAACTGATCGTTTAATGCTCTGGAATACAAAATGGGGTTTCTGTACAGCAGTGACCGAGAATGAAGAGATCCATGTTAACAAAAGCAGGACAATTATTCCAACAACAGCACAGCCACAAGCAGCCTCACAGTTCAGACCTGGTAAAGTGAACTCTCACTGGAGCCAGGCAGACTCCAAAACCCTGTTAAACTCACAAAGCACCAACACAGCTCTGTCTGCTTCCAGGACTGCTTGGCACAACCCCTCCAttggtgcaggcagcagccagagccactGAGCCCAGAGCCAGTGGAATTTGTCAGGGCTGGCTTAAaccaggcagggccagcacagcctggctcctgcagagcagctctggtgtccctgctctgctcctccagcccatgACACCAGGAGAGGTTTGTCTGCCTTGAGCTGAGCTGATTGTGGGGagccacagcctgcagcactggggtttCACTGCTCTGGGATCCCCTTCACTCTCCTCCCCATTACCTCAACAGCAAAGCTGACTAAAAGCACATTTCTAAACTGTTTTGTGATGACAATAATTTACTGCATAATAAAGTCAGAAAGGACTCCACAGAAATAAGAGAGGAGCTTGTTTCAACCTGGCTTCCTGTCTTAAAGTCACTCAGGCACAGCTGCAATACTGTGTGCACCAACATTTAtctaaatacattttgaaaCTTGTTTGAAAGATGCACAATGCAAAATTTCAGGCACATGCTCCCCAATGAGCCATCTGAGTAGGCTGCCACCAGAAAACTGATTTGATACAAGAAAATCAAGTAACAGAGTCATAATTGTTTGCAGGCCTGTATGCTCAAGTTCTAATTATACAATGAATCTGACTGCATACCTCAAAATTACAGGAATAAGGTAACTgtgtaaagaaaacagaagtattTATTCATATGATCACTGAAAACTGGTTACCAATCCAAGCAGTGATATACAATAGTTGTCCAGGGAATCTACAAATCTAAAGGCCATTTACAAAAACAGTGCAATAGTAAACTGATGTGTTGTGCAGCTAAAAAATTCCCTAATGTTAATTTAACTAAAGTGACCTTGAAGATGCTGTTCCAAAGCCTGGCTCAGGATCATGCACACAGATGTTGACAGTAAATCTGAGCTATGTTATGATAAACACACCACAGGACAAAGTTCTGAggtgcaggctggggagggggacaaaaggaaggaaagaggccAAACCAAGTGACATTCATGGAGCAGATTCAAGAATTTATTTCAATTGATGTGTTCCTTGGGTGGTCTGCTACCAATTTTAATGGTGGATCAACCCACATTTTGAAGGGCAGAAATGTTTCCAGACCAATTTCCTTAAGTAAGAATTTACAAAATGCCCACAAATCCATAGGATTTCACAGGGATGTCAGCCAGTCACATTATTTAGGGCAAACTGGCTTACCTAGGGCAGGATTGCTCAGGTGGATGGAATCAGAGCATTAACCCTTCACAACTGGAAGGGAAATTCAAGATTGTTGTTCAAGATTACAACGATTAAAACTAAATTTGAACTTGGGAACATCAACAGATTCCCTCCAATTGCCTATGGAATAGGGAACCTAATTCCTACCCTGCCAAAACTGTACCTCAAGTTCTCAAAAGCCTTTGTGAAGGCCAAGGGTTGAACACTGAATGGGAAATATTTACAGGGCCTGGAAGTGCCATCACGAGCCCTGACTCACAGATAACAGAGAGGCTGCAGTGACCACAGAAACAGCTCAGCAAAACGTGAAAATTCatacaaaataacaaaattatgtgTGTCTATCACAGaatcagcagagctggaagagacctctaagacTATCAAGTCCAACCATGAACCCAGGAGTGCCACTGTGACCCCAGTGCCAGGTCCAGATGCCCCTTAAACACCTCTGGGGGTGGTGgccccaccacctccctgggcaacctattCCATTGGCTCACCCTGGCAGGGAAAAATGTTTCCAGTCTCTGATCTGAATCCCTCTGTCTCAGCTTATAGAACTGGATTTTAATAGAATTTGTGCATAGTATAAGTTAATTTAATAAAGTAACACCCTACACATAATTATACATATGCATTGtaaaaatatacaatatattatcTAAATTTATGTAATAATATTGTGATATAATTAcgaaaataattttaaataacgAATTTACACAATAAAATTATAGGAActtaaaatttaatataaacCAGCCCTCGGATTGAAAAGGACAGGATAAAAGCGTTCGAGCACGGTCTCCGGAGGCGGATgggggcagggagctggagcacagTGACAGCCCCCGCTGCCACCCCTGGGTCTGAACCTGGCACCACAGGCACCGAGAGCCCCCCTCACCTTCTCCCCTcaccttccccctccccagcaccgcGGCCCGGCCCCTTTCCCGCAAtctccccctgcagcagccaggcgGCCCTGCCCGCTCCCCGCGGCGCTCCCCCGCGCCGCGTCGGGCCGGCCCCGCTCACCCACCGGCCACACAGGCCGCTGCCACCAgcgctgccagccccagggcccgGCCTGCCCCGCCGCACCGCCCCATGTCCGCCATCAGCCACCGCTGCCGGGCCGCGGACAGACAGCCGAGCGCCCCGCCCGCCACCTGACGGACAGCCGCCGCAGCCAATCGGCGAGGGGTTTACAGGGCGGGTGGGCGGGATCAGCAGAGCTGACCAATCGCCAGCGCAGCGCCGTCCCTGTCACGGATCTGAGCAGTCAGCTGTCCCCCAGGGGAGGAGTCTTTGTTTGAGTGGCGTTCCCACTTGGCCAATTAGATCGCGAGAGGTCCTGCACAATTTTCCTCCCGGCACTGTAAACCCAGAGGGAGCAGCGAGGAGGCGGAGCCAACTGGCAGCCGACTCAGCCAATCAGAGCTCGAGGGGTAGGGGGCTTGCTCCGCCCACGTCCGTCAGCCTGACATCGATGGGGCGGGGCATAACTGTGATTGACAGTCGAATGCACCATTCAGAGAGCAAGGCGGTGGCCCCAGCCTCTCGGCGGCCGTGTGGGGAGGGCAGCGTTGGGTGTGGGGCCGTGGGAGGCTCCTTGGGGTCCTAACGTTGACCTCGTCCTTCCCCTTGTCTATGCCCCTATCTAATTTAGATAATATATTGTAAATTTTTATAATGCATATGAATAATTATGTGTAGTATGTTACTTTATTAAACCTTCAGTGGTTTGTTCCTTACATTTTGTTGAGAACATCCCCAGTAAAAAATTCAGTGACTGACCCAGCCATGCTCATCTCACTTCAGCTGTCAGTGCCAGCGATAGAAACAGGCAGGTTGTGCACTTTGGTTAGTGTATGTGTAATATTCCTGTCATATGCCATGATCATCACAATCAGGGGAGGTGgtcctgctcctcagccctgtgAGGATCCCCTGAGGATCACCAGTTCTGGACACCAGGACAGGACAGACATGGAGCTGGACTGGGTCCAATGGAGGGTGATGAAGATGAtggagggactggagcatctcactgaggacaggctgagggagctgggcctgtccAGCCTCGagaggagagggcagagaggggcCCTGATCCCTgtcagtgtctgcagggagggtcAGGGCatggaccaggctctgctccgTGGGGTCCAACAATGGAACAGGAACTGATGgccaggaagttccacctgaacatgaggaagaattcCTTCATTGTGCagtgaccaagcactggaacTGATTGTCCAGAGAAGGcatggagtctccctcacttGAGATATTTCAGAATCATCTGGACACATCCTGTGCCATGTCCtgtgggatgaccctgcttgacCAGAGAGGTGGGACCAGAAGACCCACGATGGTCCTATCTGGCCTGACCCATTCTGTCAAGTTGCAAGCATTTCTTGGGATCTTTGTACATTTTTTGGTTCCAGGACCTCGATGGAGCTCTCTGCAATAAAGGCAGACAAAACCAGGCTTTGAGGATGAATTACCATGTAGGATGGGAGGTTAAGGCCTCTCAGTGAATTGGAAGTAAAACTGTGTTATGAGCACTTCAAATTAATGCTCACTAATTCCTGTCATACATGACAAAACCAGCACCACATAACAgcttttgtaaaataaatgcaaataaatgctTGAGATTATCTGATTCAAAATAGTTGTTTTCTGGTGGGCT is drawn from Zonotrichia leucophrys gambelii isolate GWCS_2022_RI chromosome 1, RI_Zleu_2.0, whole genome shotgun sequence and contains these coding sequences:
- the ATP6AP2 gene encoding renin receptor, encoding MADMGRCGGAGRALGLAALVAAACVAGVCGAELSILRSPASVAFRDGNWPIPGERIPDLAALTMGFSVEEDLPWPGLGVGDLFHRPQATVLVTVKGVDKLPVKGFSYPIENAVPFSLDSVANAIHTLFSEETPVVLQLAPSEERVYMVGKANAVFEDLSVTLRQLRSRLFQDSSILSSLPLNSLSRNNEVDLLFLSELQVLRDIASLLSRHKHLAKDHSPDLYSLELSGLEEIGKRYGEDSQQFKDASQILVDSLQKFADEMFNLYGGNAVVEVVAVKEFNSPLSRKTRSILQASQSKNENPYNLAYPYNYDYSVIFNIVLWMMIGLALAVIVISYNLWNMDPGYDSIIYRMTNQKIRMD